Proteins from a single region of Budorcas taxicolor isolate Tak-1 chromosome 7, Takin1.1, whole genome shotgun sequence:
- the TMEM221 gene encoding transmembrane protein 221 translates to MARSYGGRVLAAMVLLGIPAAVLAALGAQLLFQLQAGRAELRGPRIDGLGPELGAGPRLPEDAAGALLPLAAALSALALVLGLTCLLLAALCGHLGAEMARGPGSNRSDWFLYDCRLLRHVALGLFCCGASVYLAALSIYALLLFEIETGAAAASILGVGALALVAALTHTLLQAARTTRRGLHELSPPHFEDDPVRPAEVSKAGPRAQPQQGIHHWTLYSSFPKLGDSLRPMVTDTAPAVMRGGRESCLPASRMHRTLSASEGRWGEVTHEMRSILGHRPGGSGKDSTLV, encoded by the exons ATGGCCAGGTCGTACGGCGGCCGGGTGCTGGCCGCGATGGTCTTGTTGGGCATCCCCGCGGCGGTGCTGGCGGCGCTGGGCGCGCAGCTGCTGTTCCAGCTGCAGGCGGGCCGCGCGGAGCTTCGAGGACCGCGAATCGACGGGCTGGGCCCGGAGCTGGGCGCCGGCCCCCGGCTGCCGGAGGACGCGGCCGGGGCGCTGCTGCCGCTGGCAGCCGCACTCTCCGCGCTTGCCCTGGTGCTGGGCCTCACCTGCCTGCTGCTCGCCGCCCTCTGCGGCCACCTGGGCGCCGAGATGGCGCGGGGACCGGGCTCTAACAG GTCTGACTGGTTTCTCTATGACTGCCGCCTCCTCAGACATGTGGCTCTCGGCCTCTTCTGTTGTGGGGCCTCCGTCTACTTGGCAG CACTGTCCATCTATGCCCTGCTGCTCTTCGAGATCGAGACAGGTGCAGCAGCCGCCTCCATCCTTGGCGTGGGTGCTCTAGCCCTGGTGGCGGCGCTGACCCACACTCTGCTCCAGGCCGCCCGGACCACCCGCCGGGGCCTCCATGAACTGTCCCCACCACACTTTGAAGATGACCCTGTCCGCCCTGCTGAAGTCTCCAAGGCCGGCCCCAGGGCTCAGCCCCAGCAGGGTATTCATCACTGGACTCTCTACTCATCCTTCCCTAAACTGGGGGACTCCCTCAGACCCATGGTCACTGACACAGCACCTGCAGTCATGCGAGGAGGCCGGGAGAGCTGCCTGCCTGCTTCCCGCATGCACCGGACACTGTCTGCCAGTGAGGGGCGCTGGGGAGAGGTCACACATGAGATGCGCAGCATCCTGGGCCATAGGCCAGGGGGTTCAGGGAAGGactccaccttggtgtga
- the MVB12A gene encoding multivesicular body subunit 12A — MDPGPGANGMPLAGLAWSPASAPPPRGFSAISCTVEGAPASFGKTFAQKSGYFLCLNPLGSLENPQENVVVDIQILVDKSPLPPGFSPVCDPLDSKASVSKKKRMCVKLVPLGAADTAVFDIRLSGKTKTVPGYLRVGDMGGFAIWCRKAKAPRPVPKPRALSRDVRDLSLDSPGQPSKGGFPEPTLSRLGSRASTLRRSDSIYEASNLYGISAMDGVPFTLHPRFEGKSCGPLAFSAFADLTIKSLADIEAEYNYGFVVEKTAAARLPPSVS, encoded by the exons ATGGATCCGGGGCCCGGGGCCAACGGGATGCCGTTGGCTGGCTTAGCCTGGTCGCCGGCCTCGGCGCCCCCGCCGCGGGGATTCAGTGCG atctcctgcactgtggaGGGGGCGCCCGCCAGCTTCGGCAAGACTTTCGCGCAGAAATCTGGCTACTTCCTGTGCCTCAATCCTTTGGGCAGCCTAGAG AATCCACAGGAGAACGTGGTGGTCGACATCCAGATCCTAGTGGACAAGAGCCCCCTCCCGCCGGGATTCTCACCagtctgcgaccccctggactcgA AGGCCTCCGTGTCCAAGAAGAAACGCATGTGTGTGAAGCTGGTGCCCTTGGGGGCCGCGGACACAGCTGTCTTTGACATCCGGCTCAGTGGGAAAACCAAGACAGTCCCTGGATACCTGCGAGTAGG GGACATGGGGGGCTTTGCCATCTGGTGCAGGAAGGCCAAGGCCCCTCGGCCAGTGCCCAAGCCCCGGGCTCTTAGCCGAGACGTGAGGGACCTCTCCCTGGACTCGCCGGGCCAGCCGAG CAAAGGTGGCTTCCCGGAGCCGACACTATCCAGACTGGGCTCCCGGGCTTCTACCCTGCGGAGGAGCGACTCCATCTATGAGGCCTCCAACCTCTATGGCATCTCAG CCATGGATGGGGTTCCCTTCACGCTGCACCCCCGATTCGAGGGCAAGAGCTGTGGTCCCCTG GCCTTCTCTGCCTTTGCTGATCTGACCATCAAATCGCTGGCCGACATTGAGGCGGAG TACAACTACGGCTTCGTGGTGGAGAAGACGGCAGCTGCCCGCCTGCCTCCAAGCGTCTCTTAG